A stretch of Euzebyales bacterium DNA encodes these proteins:
- the coaBC gene encoding bifunctional phosphopantothenoylcysteine decarboxylase/phosphopantothenate--cysteine ligase CoaBC, translating to MSDARKDLAGHHVLLVVSGGIAAYKAAMLARALIRAGATVQALLTPAAATFVGPATFEGLTGRSVPADVFSPTDHAPHIHLAREADVAVFAPATANLLAKLAVGLADDLVTSTALMLDCPVVVAPAMHTEMWRHPATRENTSTLRGRGVHIVGPDEGELAVGDVGEGRLAEEDAIVAAVVTAVRGTDSSFEGRRVIVSAGGTREPIDPVRFIGNRSSGKMGYALAREAARRGAQVDLVAAPNNLDDPPGVRVHDVETAEQMRSAIVGLVDEADIVIKAAAVADFRPERYSASKIKKDSDELSTVTLVRNPDILAELGACKGGRVLVGFAAETDLAEDHGREKLHRKGLDLIVVNRVDMADAGFNVDTNQAVLLRADGGRREVPLTTKDRLAAVVCDEVSELLAQRRNA from the coding sequence GTGAGCGACGCCCGCAAGGACCTGGCGGGGCACCACGTCCTGCTGGTCGTGTCCGGCGGGATCGCCGCCTACAAGGCGGCCATGCTCGCCCGCGCGCTGATCCGTGCGGGTGCAACCGTGCAGGCGCTGCTGACGCCTGCCGCCGCCACGTTCGTCGGTCCGGCCACGTTCGAGGGCCTGACCGGCCGCAGCGTGCCGGCGGACGTGTTCTCGCCGACCGATCACGCGCCGCACATCCACCTCGCACGCGAGGCCGACGTCGCCGTGTTCGCTCCGGCGACCGCGAACCTGCTCGCCAAGCTGGCTGTCGGCCTCGCCGATGACCTCGTCACGAGCACGGCGTTGATGCTGGACTGCCCCGTGGTGGTCGCGCCCGCGATGCACACCGAGATGTGGCGCCATCCCGCGACGCGTGAGAACACGTCGACGCTCCGCGGCCGTGGCGTGCACATCGTCGGGCCCGACGAGGGCGAGCTGGCCGTCGGCGACGTGGGGGAGGGGCGACTGGCGGAGGAGGATGCGATCGTCGCCGCGGTGGTGACGGCCGTCAGGGGGACCGACAGCTCGTTCGAGGGTCGGCGCGTGATCGTGTCGGCCGGTGGCACACGGGAGCCAATCGATCCGGTGCGTTTCATCGGCAACCGGTCCAGCGGCAAGATGGGGTACGCGTTGGCCCGCGAGGCGGCGCGCAGGGGCGCGCAGGTCGACCTGGTCGCCGCGCCGAACAACCTCGACGACCCGCCCGGGGTCCGGGTGCACGACGTCGAGACGGCCGAGCAGATGCGGTCGGCCATCGTGGGCCTCGTCGACGAGGCCGACATCGTCATCAAGGCCGCTGCGGTCGCCGACTTCCGCCCCGAGCGCTACAGCGCCAGCAAGATCAAGAAGGACAGCGACGAGCTGTCGACGGTCACCCTGGTGCGCAACCCGGACATCCTCGCCGAGCTCGGCGCGTGCAAGGGCGGTCGGGTGCTCGTTGGGTTCGCGGCGGAGACCGATCTGGCCGAGGATCACGGACGTGAGAAGCTGCACCGCAAGGGCCTGGACCTGATCGTCGTCAACCGCGTCGACATGGCCGATGCGGGGTTCAACGTCGACACGAACCAGGCGGTCCTGCTCCGCGCCGACGGCGGGCGTCGCGAGGTGCCGCTCACGACGAAGGATCGGTTGGCGGCGGTCGTGTGCGACGAGGTGTCCGAGCTCCTGGCACAGCGGCGGAACGCCTGA
- the metK gene encoding methionine adenosyltransferase: MSDGVRLFTSESVTEGHPDKVADQVSDAVLDAVLAGDPDPARARVACETFVTTGLVLVGGELRTGTYVDIADIARSTITDIGYDSPASGFDGRTCGVLVAIDEQSPDIAAGVDRSYELREGAGGADADLDGLGAGDQGMMFGYACRETDALMPLPIQLAHRLAERLAEVRRSGVVPYLLPDGKTQVTVAYEGDKPVRIERVLISAQHRADIDVRTLLLPDLVEHVVAPTVPAGIAWDDREVLVNPSGRFELGGPQADAGLTGRKVIVDTYGGMARHGGGAFSGKDATKVDRSAAYAARWVAKNVVAAGLADRVELQVAYAIGRARPMSLGVDTFDTAHVDPDRIVAAIDEVFDLRPAAIIRDLNLLAPVFRKTAVYGHFGRNGPGFTWERTDRTDDLVRAARA, from the coding sequence GTGAGCGACGGGGTTCGCCTGTTCACGTCGGAATCGGTGACCGAGGGGCACCCGGACAAGGTGGCCGACCAGGTGTCGGACGCGGTGCTCGACGCCGTGCTGGCCGGCGATCCCGATCCGGCGAGAGCCCGGGTGGCGTGTGAGACGTTCGTGACCACGGGACTGGTGCTCGTCGGCGGCGAACTGCGTACCGGCACCTACGTCGACATCGCCGACATCGCGCGGTCGACGATCACCGACATCGGCTACGACAGCCCGGCCAGCGGCTTCGACGGTCGCACGTGCGGCGTGCTGGTCGCGATCGACGAGCAGTCGCCCGACATCGCCGCCGGCGTGGACCGGTCCTACGAGCTGCGCGAGGGCGCAGGTGGCGCCGATGCCGACCTCGACGGGCTCGGCGCCGGCGACCAGGGCATGATGTTCGGCTACGCGTGCCGTGAGACGGACGCACTGATGCCGCTGCCCATCCAGCTCGCCCACCGGCTGGCGGAACGCCTCGCCGAGGTCCGTCGCTCGGGCGTCGTGCCGTACCTGCTGCCGGACGGCAAGACCCAGGTGACCGTCGCGTACGAGGGCGACAAGCCGGTCCGCATCGAGCGGGTGCTGATCTCGGCACAGCACCGCGCGGACATCGACGTCCGGACGCTGCTGCTGCCGGACCTCGTGGAGCACGTCGTGGCGCCGACCGTCCCGGCGGGCATCGCCTGGGACGACCGGGAGGTGCTCGTGAACCCCAGCGGCCGGTTCGAGCTGGGCGGCCCGCAGGCCGACGCCGGGCTGACGGGACGGAAGGTGATCGTCGACACCTATGGCGGCATGGCCCGCCACGGTGGTGGCGCGTTCAGCGGCAAGGACGCCACCAAGGTCGACCGGTCGGCGGCCTACGCCGCCCGGTGGGTGGCCAAGAACGTGGTGGCGGCCGGACTCGCCGACCGCGTAGAGCTGCAGGTCGCCTACGCGATCGGTCGTGCGCGGCCCATGTCGCTGGGCGTCGACACGTTCGACACCGCCCACGTCGATCCCGACCGGATCGTCGCGGCGATCGACGAGGTCTTCGACCTGCGCCCCGCCGCGATCATCCGCGATCTGAACCTGCTGGCACCGGTGTTCAGAAAGACGGCGGTCTACGGTCACTTCGGGCGCAACGGTCCAGGGTTCACCTGGGAGCGCACCGACCGGACCGACGACCTGGTGCGGGCCGCCCGCGCGTGA
- the def gene encoding peptide deformylase, with protein MARRDITIFGDPVLRMRAREVTDFDAALRELADDMLDTLRGAKGVGLAANQVGVLKRLFVWEHGDRHGVFVNPELRETSEETVVDDEGCLSFPGLFYPAERPRRARMRGFDVHGEPIEEVGEDMFARILMHELDHLNGILFIDHLARHDRKEAMRRIRRGELEHPPEPTPAREL; from the coding sequence ATGGCGCGACGCGACATCACCATCTTCGGTGACCCGGTCCTGCGGATGCGCGCCCGTGAGGTGACCGACTTCGACGCCGCGCTGCGCGAGCTGGCCGACGACATGCTCGACACGCTCCGTGGCGCCAAGGGCGTGGGCCTGGCAGCCAACCAGGTGGGCGTGCTCAAGCGGCTGTTCGTGTGGGAGCACGGAGACCGCCACGGCGTGTTCGTGAACCCCGAGCTGCGGGAGACCTCCGAGGAGACGGTCGTCGACGACGAGGGCTGCCTGTCGTTCCCGGGCCTGTTCTATCCGGCGGAACGTCCGCGACGCGCCCGGATGCGCGGGTTCGACGTGCACGGTGAGCCGATCGAGGAGGTCGGTGAGGACATGTTCGCCCGGATCCTCATGCACGAGCTCGACCATCTGAACGGCATCCTGTTCATCGACCACCTCGCGCGCCACGATCGCAAGGAGGCGATGCGGCGGATCCGGCGCGGCGAGCTCGAGCACCCACCCGAGCCGACCCCGGCGCGAGAGCTGTGA
- the fmt gene encoding methionyl-tRNA formyltransferase has product MRVAFFGTPGPAVPALRALLADARVVVPLVVTNPDRPRGRGHQLAPPPVKVAASEAGVDVIQPRRASEAGPQLAERGVDVCAVVAYGQILPSSLLAVPPHGFVNLHFSVLPAWRGAAPVPASILAGDRETGVTCFVLDAGMDTGPVLATRTTRIGPSETSGELTARLADLGAPLLVEAIAGLVGGSIAPRPQDDAAATYASKIAPEDARLDWTDAAERLHRAVRAYNPVPGAHTTFRDARLKLHRAQIVPATGTPGTVTGVDDRTGAPVVACGVEALRLDEVQPAGKRTMSGAAFVNGYQPVGEVLR; this is encoded by the coding sequence ATGAGGGTCGCGTTCTTCGGCACGCCCGGTCCGGCTGTCCCGGCGCTGCGGGCGCTGCTCGCCGACGCGCGCGTCGTGGTGCCACTGGTCGTCACGAACCCGGACCGTCCGCGTGGCCGGGGACATCAGCTGGCCCCGCCCCCGGTGAAGGTCGCCGCGTCGGAGGCGGGCGTCGACGTCATCCAGCCGCGGCGCGCGTCGGAGGCGGGTCCGCAGCTGGCCGAGCGCGGCGTGGACGTGTGCGCCGTGGTGGCGTACGGCCAGATCCTGCCGTCGTCGCTGCTGGCCGTCCCGCCGCACGGCTTCGTGAACCTGCACTTCTCGGTGCTGCCCGCGTGGCGCGGCGCCGCGCCGGTCCCTGCGAGCATCCTGGCCGGCGACCGCGAGACCGGCGTGACCTGCTTCGTGCTGGACGCGGGGATGGACACCGGTCCGGTGCTCGCGACGCGGACCACCCGCATCGGGCCCTCGGAGACGTCGGGCGAGCTGACCGCACGGCTCGCCGATCTCGGCGCGCCGCTGCTCGTGGAGGCGATCGCCGGTCTCGTGGGCGGCAGCATCGCCCCGCGGCCGCAGGACGACGCAGCAGCCACCTATGCATCCAAGATCGCCCCGGAGGACGCCCGGCTGGACTGGACGGACGCGGCTGAGCGCCTGCACCGTGCCGTGCGGGCGTACAACCCCGTACCCGGCGCGCACACGACGTTCCGTGACGCCCGGCTCAAGCTGCACCGGGCGCAGATCGTTCCGGCCACCGGCACCCCCGGCACGGTGACCGGCGTGGACGACCGCACTGGCGCGCCGGTGGTCGCCTGCGGAGTCGAGGCGCTGCGGCTCGACGAGGTCCAACCGGCGGGCAAGCGGACCATGTCAGGCGCCGCCTTCGTCAACGGGTACCAACCGGTGGGGGAGGTGCTGCGATGA
- the ribD gene encoding bifunctional diaminohydroxyphosphoribosylaminopyrimidine deaminase/5-amino-6-(5-phosphoribosylamino)uracil reductase RibD, which translates to MDDVRAMRRALDLAERGRATVSPNPMVGCVIVAGRDVVGEGWHEAAGGPHAEIVALDAAGERATGATVYTTLEPCSHTGRTPPCVDALIRARVGRVVIAATDPNPVAAGGADALRRVGIAVDVGLLRDDAVAQNEIFRHGVRTHRPFVWLKGAVSLDGRVAAADGSSRWVTGDGARGHAHALRGRVDAIVVGSGTLLTDDPQLTVRLDGWRGPQPLRVVLDGRARTPVDARVHDPDGRSLVLVAPGARDDALRHARIAVERVTTGADGRLAPRAVLDALWQRGVRSVLIEGGPTVLTSFVVAGCFDRLIIYTAPLLLGDAALPLVTDGPASLEDAERYVLHDVERVGGDAVLTLGRREE; encoded by the coding sequence GTGGATGACGTGCGTGCGATGCGTCGCGCGCTCGACCTTGCCGAGCGCGGGCGCGCGACCGTGTCACCGAACCCGATGGTGGGATGCGTCATCGTGGCCGGCCGTGACGTCGTCGGCGAGGGCTGGCACGAGGCCGCCGGCGGACCCCACGCCGAGATCGTCGCGCTCGACGCGGCCGGCGAGCGGGCAACGGGCGCGACGGTCTACACCACGCTCGAACCGTGCAGCCACACCGGGCGCACGCCGCCGTGCGTCGACGCGCTGATCCGCGCCCGGGTCGGACGCGTGGTCATCGCCGCGACCGACCCGAACCCCGTCGCGGCGGGCGGCGCCGACGCGCTCAGGCGGGTCGGCATCGCGGTCGACGTCGGGCTGCTGCGCGACGACGCCGTCGCCCAGAACGAGATCTTCCGGCACGGCGTGCGGACCCACCGGCCGTTCGTGTGGCTCAAGGGTGCCGTCAGCCTGGACGGCCGCGTGGCCGCCGCCGACGGTTCCTCCCGCTGGGTGACCGGCGACGGCGCGAGAGGCCACGCACACGCGCTCCGCGGCCGCGTCGACGCGATCGTCGTCGGCTCGGGCACGCTGCTCACCGACGATCCACAGCTGACCGTGCGGCTCGACGGCTGGCGCGGACCGCAGCCGCTGCGCGTCGTGCTGGACGGGCGGGCACGCACGCCGGTCGACGCGCGCGTCCACGACCCCGACGGCCGCTCGCTGGTGCTCGTGGCGCCCGGCGCGCGCGACGACGCCCTGCGCCACGCGCGCATCGCGGTTGAGCGGGTCACGACGGGGGCGGACGGGCGGCTGGCGCCACGAGCCGTCCTCGACGCCCTGTGGCAGCGTGGTGTGCGCAGCGTGCTGATCGAGGGCGGACCGACGGTGCTGACATCGTTCGTGGTGGCCGGGTGCTTCGACCGCCTGATCATCTACACCGCGCCCCTGCTGCTCGGGGACGCCGCGCTGCCACTGGTCACCGACGGGCCGGCGTCGCTGGAGGACGCCGAGCGGTACGTGCTGCACGACGTCGAGCGGGTCGGCGGTGACGCCGTGCTCACGCTCGGCAGGCGAGAGGAGTAG
- a CDS encoding riboflavin synthase: MFTGIVEAVGTVVENAPGPAGGRLTVAHPMAADLQTGESVSVNGCCVTVTRTTRDRFTADLMGETLDRTTLGGLMPEAPVNLERALAANGRLGGHLVQGHVDGIGTVVGLTPHDGWTVMAVAAGPRLAPHLVEKGSIAMDGTSLTVMGVEPAREGGVVFEVGLIPHTLDVTVLGSRTVGDRVNLETDVIAKYVERLLSAGAATPYDAVTAEARP; the protein is encoded by the coding sequence ATGTTCACCGGCATCGTCGAGGCGGTCGGCACCGTCGTCGAGAACGCGCCAGGGCCGGCGGGCGGGCGGCTGACGGTCGCCCACCCGATGGCCGCCGACCTGCAGACCGGAGAGTCCGTCAGCGTCAACGGGTGCTGCGTCACGGTCACGCGCACCACACGGGACCGTTTCACCGCGGACCTGATGGGCGAGACGCTCGACCGGACGACGCTGGGTGGGCTGATGCCGGAGGCACCGGTCAACCTCGAGCGCGCGCTGGCGGCCAACGGGCGTCTGGGCGGGCACCTGGTCCAGGGTCACGTGGACGGCATCGGAACCGTCGTCGGCCTCACGCCTCACGACGGATGGACGGTGATGGCGGTGGCGGCCGGGCCGCGCCTGGCGCCTCACCTCGTGGAGAAGGGGTCGATCGCGATGGACGGCACGTCGCTGACCGTCATGGGCGTCGAACCCGCGCGGGAGGGCGGTGTGGTGTTCGAGGTGGGTCTGATCCCCCACACGCTCGACGTCACCGTGCTGGGTTCGCGGACGGTCGGCGACCGGGTCAACCTCGAGACCGACGTGATCGCCAAGTACGTCGAACGGCTCTTGTCCGCTGGCGCCGCGACCCCCTACGACGCGGTGACCGCCGAGGCACGGCCATGA
- a CDS encoding bifunctional 3,4-dihydroxy-2-butanone-4-phosphate synthase/GTP cyclohydrolase II: MTMSSIPEALAAIAAGGWVVVVDDEDRENEGDLVMAAELVTPEAVSFCVRHTSGVICAPITSERADELDLPLMVPVSTDPRGTAYTVSVDVAGVTTTGISAADRAATIRALADKATAKADLQRPGHVFPLRAADGGVLRRAGHTEAAVDLARMAGVTPAGAICEIINDDGSMARLPELERFAATYDLPLISIADLIAHRRKHEQLVHRVAEATIPTPFGPFQAIAYESDIDSNQHLALVRGDVAGREDVLVRMHSECLTGDVFGSLRCDCGTQLQDALRQIAEAEQGVVVYIRGHEGRGIGIVHKLQAYKLQDGGRDTVEANIELGLPADARDYGTGAQILVDLGLSTLRLLTNNPSKRAGLEGYGLRIVERVPLETTPTMENLHYLRTKRDRMGHELGLLDSAPPS; the protein is encoded by the coding sequence ATGACCATGTCGAGCATCCCCGAGGCGCTGGCGGCGATCGCCGCGGGCGGTTGGGTCGTCGTCGTCGACGACGAGGACAGGGAGAACGAGGGCGACCTGGTCATGGCCGCCGAACTGGTCACGCCCGAGGCGGTGTCGTTCTGCGTCCGTCACACCTCGGGGGTGATCTGCGCCCCCATCACCAGCGAGCGCGCCGACGAGCTCGACCTGCCGCTGATGGTCCCGGTCAGCACGGACCCGCGTGGCACCGCGTACACCGTGTCGGTCGACGTCGCGGGTGTCACCACCACCGGCATCTCCGCGGCCGACCGCGCGGCGACGATCCGTGCGCTGGCCGACAAGGCGACCGCGAAGGCCGACCTGCAACGTCCCGGGCACGTGTTCCCCCTGCGCGCCGCTGACGGCGGCGTGCTGCGCCGCGCCGGCCACACGGAGGCTGCGGTCGACCTCGCGCGCATGGCGGGCGTGACGCCGGCGGGCGCGATCTGCGAGATCATCAACGACGATGGATCCATGGCCCGGCTGCCCGAGCTCGAACGCTTCGCGGCGACCTATGACCTGCCGCTGATCTCGATCGCCGATCTCATCGCGCACCGCCGCAAGCACGAGCAACTGGTGCACCGCGTGGCCGAAGCGACCATCCCCACCCCCTTCGGCCCGTTCCAGGCGATCGCCTACGAGTCCGACATCGACAGCAACCAGCACCTGGCGCTGGTGCGCGGCGATGTCGCCGGCCGCGAGGACGTGCTGGTCCGCATGCACTCCGAGTGCCTCACCGGCGATGTCTTCGGCAGCCTCCGGTGCGACTGCGGCACGCAACTGCAGGACGCGCTGCGACAGATCGCCGAGGCGGAGCAGGGGGTCGTCGTCTACATCCGCGGCCACGAGGGCCGTGGCATCGGGATCGTGCACAAGCTGCAGGCCTACAAGCTGCAGGACGGCGGCCGTGACACCGTCGAGGCGAACATCGAGCTCGGGCTGCCCGCCGATGCGCGGGACTACGGCACCGGCGCCCAGATCCTCGTCGATCTCGGCCTGTCCACGCTGCGCCTGCTGACCAACAACCCGTCCAAGCGGGCCGGCCTGGAAGGCTATGGTCTGCGTATCGTCGAGCGGGTGCCGCTGGAGACCACCCCGACGATGGAGAACCTGCACTACCTGCGGACCAAACGTGACCGCATGGGCCATGAGCTCGGTCTGCTCGACTCCGCACCACCGTCGTAG
- the ribH gene encoding 6,7-dimethyl-8-ribityllumazine synthase — protein sequence MRIVEAALDGTGLRIGIVVTRFNDTVTRRLLDGALDSLRRHGVRTDDITVAWVPGGWELPVVVRRLAQRGEVDAVIALAAVVRGQTAHFDYVAGNAATVGGVADDTGVPVSFGVLTTETWEQAVDRAGGKRGNAGAEAALAAIETARVLEAIDKPTTADASWRSEEA from the coding sequence ATGAGGATCGTCGAGGCCGCACTGGACGGCACCGGCCTGCGGATCGGGATCGTCGTGACCCGGTTCAACGACACCGTCACCCGCCGCCTGCTCGACGGCGCGCTCGACAGCCTGCGCCGCCACGGCGTCCGCACCGATGACATCACCGTGGCCTGGGTGCCCGGCGGTTGGGAGCTGCCGGTCGTGGTGCGCCGCCTGGCGCAGCGGGGGGAGGTCGATGCGGTGATCGCGCTGGCTGCCGTGGTACGGGGACAGACCGCGCACTTCGACTACGTGGCGGGCAACGCGGCCACGGTCGGGGGCGTGGCCGACGACACCGGTGTTCCCGTGTCGTTCGGCGTGCTGACCACCGAGACCTGGGAGCAGGCCGTCGACCGCGCCGGTGGCAAGCGCGGCAACGCCGGCGCCGAGGCGGCGCTGGCCGCGATCGAGACCGCCCGCGTGCTCGAGGCGATCGACAAGCCGACGACCGCCGACGCCAGCTGGCGGTCCGAGGAGGCCTGA
- a CDS encoding prepilin peptidase — MPSGALVVPICLLLGLVAGSYGTIVIARVPEGGPLRAPGTCPRCGHAFRGLDGVPVASWLWRGGRCRACDAPISVGQPLVELACGLLFGAIGWRIGWTWALPGFLLFGWLLLVVAVIDLHTRRIPNRLTYPLTPLLFVLLATAAVLEGTPWVAVRSALAGLAAFVLLLVLALVNPRGMGMGDVKLAGFIGLGLGYLGWAHLWLGLFLGFFGGGVIAGLLLALRLRTRKDHIPFGPWLALGALASLLVGQPIIAAYLGWVGLA, encoded by the coding sequence GTGCCGTCCGGCGCGCTCGTCGTCCCGATCTGCCTGCTGCTGGGGTTGGTCGCGGGGTCCTACGGGACCATCGTGATCGCCCGGGTGCCCGAGGGCGGTCCGCTGCGTGCGCCGGGGACGTGTCCGCGGTGCGGGCACGCCTTCCGCGGGCTCGACGGCGTCCCGGTGGCGTCGTGGCTGTGGCGGGGCGGTCGCTGCCGCGCGTGCGACGCGCCCATCAGCGTCGGGCAGCCGCTCGTCGAGCTCGCCTGCGGCCTGCTGTTCGGTGCGATCGGCTGGCGCATCGGCTGGACATGGGCGCTGCCGGGGTTCCTGCTGTTCGGCTGGCTGCTGCTGGTGGTCGCGGTCATCGACCTGCACACCAGGCGCATCCCGAACCGCCTGACGTATCCGCTGACACCGCTGCTGTTCGTGCTGCTCGCCACGGCTGCGGTGCTCGAGGGCACGCCCTGGGTGGCCGTGCGGAGTGCGCTCGCCGGCCTGGCCGCGTTCGTGCTGCTGCTCGTGCTCGCGCTGGTCAACCCGCGGGGGATGGGCATGGGGGACGTGAAGCTCGCCGGGTTCATCGGCCTGGGCCTCGGCTACCTGGGTTGGGCCCACCTCTGGCTGGGGCTCTTCCTCGGCTTCTTCGGCGGCGGGGTGATCGCGGGCCTGCTCCTCGCGCTGCGCCTGCGCACGCGCAAGGACCACATACCCTTCGGACCCTGGCTGGCGCTGGGCGCGCTGGCGTCGCTGCTGGTGGGACAGCCGATCATCGCTGCCTATCTAGGATGGGTCGGGTTGGCATGA
- the rpmI gene encoding 50S ribosomal protein L35 produces the protein MPKQKTHSGAKDRFRITRNGKVLHGRQNRGHLLEKKSSSRKRRLSGKGQLSKGDAAQIRKLLSS, from the coding sequence ATGCCAAAGCAGAAGACCCACTCGGGAGCCAAGGACCGGTTCCGCATCACGCGCAACGGCAAGGTGCTCCACGGACGCCAGAACCGCGGCCACCTGCTCGAGAAGAAGAGCAGTTCGCGCAAGCGTCGCCTGAGCGGCAAGGGGCAGCTGTCCAAGGGCGACGCTGCACAGATCCGCAAGCTGCTGAGCAGCTAG
- the rplT gene encoding 50S ribosomal protein L20 encodes MARVTRGVHGRKQRRAVLNRAKGFRGARRRRYRVANETVLHAMRYQYRDRRARKRDFRRLWITRINAGARQHGLSYSRFIHGLKQADVAVDRKVLADLAVREPAAFAKLVDVAKDALG; translated from the coding sequence ATGGCACGAGTGACACGGGGCGTCCACGGCCGCAAGCAGCGCCGCGCGGTGCTCAACCGCGCCAAAGGCTTCCGCGGCGCGCGCCGCCGTCGCTACCGCGTGGCGAACGAGACCGTGCTGCACGCGATGCGGTACCAGTACCGCGACCGTCGTGCGCGCAAACGCGACTTCCGGCGCCTCTGGATCACGCGCATCAACGCCGGGGCGCGTCAGCACGGCCTCAGCTACAGCCGGTTCATCCACGGGCTGAAGCAGGCGGACGTCGCGGTCGACCGCAAGGTGCTCGCCGACCTGGCTGTCCGTGAGCCTGCGGCGTTCGCCAAGCTCGTCGACGTCGCCAAGGACGCCCTGGGCTGA
- a CDS encoding RNA methyltransferase, which yields MTSERPAAISHPAVKAARRLRRRRERAASGRLLVEGPNAVDEALDALVEVFVAPDVSDRVRATVARCVASGVPVRPVDDRALDALADARTPQGIVGVATRPAPDLDALADATLLVVLDQVADPGNLGTVIRTADAAGADGVVLTHGSVDPTNAKVVRASAGSLFHLAVVDDVEPAALAAHCRHVGMRLVGAVADARRRYDDMSWSPPTAIVFGNEAHGLSAAMQRQIATSVSVPIRRPSRRGYRGHAESLNLATTAAIVVFEVARQRGT from the coding sequence GTGACGTCCGAGCGTCCGGCAGCCATCAGCCACCCGGCCGTCAAGGCCGCGCGCCGGCTGCGCCGTCGTCGTGAGCGGGCCGCGAGCGGGCGGCTGCTGGTCGAGGGGCCCAACGCGGTCGACGAAGCGCTCGACGCGCTGGTCGAGGTGTTCGTCGCCCCGGACGTGTCCGACCGGGTGCGCGCGACGGTCGCCCGCTGTGTGGCGTCCGGTGTCCCGGTGCGCCCGGTCGACGACCGCGCGCTCGACGCGCTCGCCGACGCAAGGACGCCGCAGGGGATCGTCGGTGTGGCGACGCGCCCCGCGCCGGACCTGGACGCGCTGGCGGACGCCACCCTGCTGGTCGTGCTGGACCAGGTCGCCGACCCCGGCAACCTGGGGACGGTCATCCGTACCGCCGACGCCGCCGGCGCCGACGGGGTGGTGCTGACCCACGGCAGCGTCGACCCGACGAACGCCAAGGTCGTACGCGCCTCCGCGGGGTCACTGTTCCACCTGGCCGTCGTGGACGACGTCGAACCCGCGGCGCTGGCCGCGCACTGCCGGCATGTGGGCATGCGACTCGTCGGGGCCGTCGCGGACGCCCGGCGGCGCTATGACGACATGTCGTGGTCACCGCCGACAGCTATCGTGTTCGGCAACGAGGCACACGGGTTGTCCGCCGCGATGCAGCGGCAGATCGCGACGTCGGTGTCCGTACCGATCAGGCGACCGTCGCGGCGGGGGTACCGCGGGCATGCAGAGTCGCTCAACCTGGCAACGACCGCCGCCATCGTGGTCTTCGAGGTCGCGCGGCAGCGAGGCACCTGA